The Armatimonadota bacterium genome has a segment encoding these proteins:
- a CDS encoding PQQ-binding-like beta-propeller repeat protein — protein sequence MEVGSCVKKYAVVISVITILIATLGNQLQASQLPWETENSVKNALSQQDGQSIVCEATVARIAARNNPDYFVIQDDYSGNRLVVLCHPPEDLSVGKAVYVEGTIGTLTANGERYVYDPTVYGYIKDGELQHWTPFFGFAPTDNKQELTFPTDPIPPSDPSLADDGLGIAGEVTADTTYRISKFDTVASLRATSPPILTPVKITCKPVTNVGENYIYVGDDNSSAVVRVYTNVIVKPTDRVIELTGTVHTENGALVIYADSGPDPYFDPQGSNGSVSVASTGTVAYAGTLNDANDTTNAGGISVMSTSSTPVDGDWVYLTGQIVTYMGRYYSYNQSTWIDVFNIQGLDCLPGIRVWRTSSSGLSSICAIVDVMAQVNTMDGQRILGLYNTSDDSSSIECKNLDQTGTVNISPLGMNNRALGGSPLGSNPGISNAYGPYNIGSYVTVWGKVLEIGDNYYLDQSNTTPYMRIDDGSNLATGNSSYGTYGEKGVTVFADTGYGISTGDCVSITGVCSVWKPENSSTSYPCIWSSDSPVSSYAMSAITDAGTGTISGNVKLYDMPESQAIVTVYCSDGQIQKLAITRQSDNSGSNSYSFTVTKYSEYPKYMVSAECDGYKTRTYTNIEPDTTRNLYLTKLRKIYLRANSTSIVGCSGTTNVTATVVDSGHNPVAGVQVRFRTDKGSFSDSSVIHESPSAATDSSGQVTVPFYSVASEYGDATVEATDDSAPLTGDVLTDDTYKYDWEQVSNQYGQPIYITINQPSASLELTADPTAISPCGGDMSEITATLKACGDNGLDGIDVRFYTDKGVFSETGTTEATVRTSNGGIATVHLDASSASLGKVTINAYAMDNPQKNATVYVSIINDILRLTADPYSVLPTDSNSTITAKLIKPDGTPIEGTSISFTKTAGNLSVTTGTTNSNGEVTTTLSGVSQGSFAVVEATTTNRCAGTFAQRCQVDFLLSEADDWPMFMHDTRHQGYALTGDSCSITSFGSPVWTKPIDTATSSVARSDWATSGHPNPGMSSFFIWDTYVFEHPYIDSSPVQAAGCPVIVGAWFGGTDSYLSGSCGYIAAFNTTTGDLQWDYPAGAYSNAILRLSGGIASTPAVATVGDQKYVYFGCMDGNVYCLNAITGAYVWSHQTTRRDGTTAARIIQSPVVCNGVVYIGNESAKVYALNASNGNEVWTSPFEIPTSELIYYDTDDIYDITGVSSIAVANIGGADRLYFGSDAGYLYCVDASTKTQVWSYRPDRYGCIESSPTIYAGNVYFGITFYTGKNLYAANASTGEPVWSVGLDGGYGEEVRATCAAMDNGIFVGEDTGNYFYRVNAQTGAKEPMNLNNPLDAYYGNYFVGSAAFTSAGYGIVGNDNGKLYAIDKDDMNKLAECNTAQNNTSTNSFVCSSPAISYAAESGYKWIYVVSRAGNGRGTLYAFKQAKN from the coding sequence ATGGAAGTTGGTAGTTGTGTTAAGAAGTATGCAGTGGTAATCTCCGTAATAACAATCCTCATAGCCACCCTTGGCAATCAGTTACAAGCTTCTCAACTCCCCTGGGAAACCGAAAACAGTGTAAAAAATGCTCTCTCACAACAAGATGGACAAAGCATTGTCTGTGAAGCTACTGTTGCCCGGATTGCAGCTCGCAATAATCCGGATTATTTTGTAATTCAAGATGATTATTCCGGCAATAGACTGGTGGTGCTATGCCACCCGCCTGAAGACCTTTCAGTTGGTAAGGCCGTATATGTTGAAGGCACAATCGGCACACTTACAGCCAATGGCGAGCGCTATGTCTATGATCCGACTGTATATGGATACATTAAAGATGGAGAACTTCAACACTGGACTCCATTCTTTGGGTTTGCTCCAACTGATAATAAGCAAGAGCTGACCTTCCCCACCGATCCTATTCCACCATCCGATCCGAGTCTTGCCGACGACGGTCTGGGTATAGCAGGCGAGGTTACGGCCGACACTACTTACAGAATTTCAAAGTTCGATACTGTCGCTTCGCTGCGCGCAACTTCTCCGCCAATACTGACTCCAGTTAAAATAACTTGCAAGCCGGTTACGAATGTAGGCGAGAATTACATATACGTTGGAGATGACAACTCAAGTGCAGTTGTAAGGGTATACACAAACGTAATAGTTAAGCCAACAGACAGAGTAATTGAGTTGACCGGCACGGTACACACCGAAAACGGCGCACTTGTCATCTATGCAGATAGTGGTCCCGATCCATATTTCGATCCTCAGGGTTCAAATGGAAGTGTTTCCGTAGCCAGCACCGGCACTGTAGCATATGCAGGCACTCTGAATGATGCGAATGATACGACAAATGCAGGTGGCATTAGTGTTATGAGCACCAGTTCAACACCCGTTGACGGTGATTGGGTCTATCTGACCGGGCAAATCGTCACCTATATGGGACGGTACTACTCGTATAATCAATCCACCTGGATTGATGTCTTCAATATCCAAGGCCTCGACTGCTTGCCAGGAATTCGTGTGTGGAGAACTTCATCATCCGGCTTATCTAGTATATGTGCAATTGTAGATGTCATGGCACAGGTAAATACTATGGACGGCCAGAGGATACTTGGCCTGTACAACACGAGTGATGACAGCAGTTCCATTGAATGTAAAAATCTTGACCAGACAGGCACTGTGAACATTTCTCCTCTCGGCATGAATAATCGTGCCCTCGGCGGCAGTCCACTAGGCAGTAATCCCGGCATTTCGAACGCATACGGACCCTATAACATTGGCAGTTATGTTACTGTTTGGGGCAAGGTGCTTGAGATCGGCGACAACTATTATCTTGACCAAAGCAATACTACACCTTACATGCGCATTGATGATGGGTCAAACCTGGCTACAGGCAATTCTTCATATGGCACATATGGCGAAAAGGGTGTTACAGTTTTTGCAGATACAGGTTATGGAATAAGCACCGGTGACTGCGTATCAATCACTGGAGTGTGTTCGGTATGGAAACCCGAGAATTCCTCAACCTCGTATCCCTGCATTTGGTCATCGGATTCACCGGTCTCTTCGTATGCGATGTCGGCAATAACAGATGCAGGAACCGGAACAATATCAGGCAATGTAAAGCTGTACGATATGCCGGAGAGCCAAGCAATCGTTACGGTATATTGTTCCGACGGGCAGATACAAAAACTCGCCATCACACGCCAGTCCGATAATTCGGGAAGTAATAGTTATTCGTTTACTGTGACTAAATATTCCGAGTATCCCAAATATATGGTCTCAGCGGAGTGTGATGGTTACAAGACTCGGACCTACACGAATATCGAGCCTGACACCACTCGGAATCTGTATCTGACCAAACTCAGAAAGATATACTTAAGGGCAAACAGCACATCTATTGTAGGATGCTCCGGAACCACAAATGTCACGGCAACTGTGGTAGATTCCGGCCATAACCCGGTTGCAGGAGTGCAGGTCAGGTTCAGAACAGATAAAGGATCGTTCTCAGACAGCTCTGTAATTCATGAGTCTCCGTCTGCTGCAACGGATTCAAGCGGACAAGTCACTGTGCCATTCTATAGTGTGGCCTCAGAGTATGGAGATGCTACTGTTGAAGCCACCGATGATAGCGCCCCTTTAACCGGAGATGTGCTCACAGATGACACCTACAAATACGATTGGGAACAAGTAAGCAATCAATACGGTCAACCAATATATATAACGATCAACCAGCCGAGCGCCAGTCTTGAGCTTACGGCTGACCCGACGGCGATCAGTCCATGTGGCGGCGATATGTCAGAAATAACAGCAACGTTGAAAGCTTGTGGAGACAACGGACTCGATGGGATAGATGTTAGGTTCTACACTGATAAAGGTGTTTTTAGTGAGACCGGAACTACAGAGGCAACTGTCAGAACCAGTAATGGTGGTATTGCGACCGTCCACCTCGATGCATCTTCTGCTAGTTTAGGAAAAGTAACAATTAATGCATATGCCATGGATAATCCACAGAAAAATGCCACAGTTTATGTGTCAATAATAAATGATATCCTTAGGTTGACTGCCGATCCATACTCTGTCTTGCCGACTGACAGCAACTCCACAATAACTGCAAAGTTAATAAAGCCGGACGGCACACCTATTGAAGGAACAAGTATTTCGTTTACTAAAACTGCCGGGAATTTGAGTGTTACCACCGGCACAACAAATTCAAATGGAGAGGTAACTACAACTCTAAGCGGTGTCTCCCAGGGCAGTTTCGCTGTTGTCGAGGCTACCACAACGAATAGATGTGCAGGTACGTTTGCGCAGCGCTGCCAGGTTGACTTCCTGCTGTCCGAAGCCGATGACTGGCCGATGTTCATGCACGATACAAGGCATCAAGGATATGCATTAACAGGAGATAGTTGTTCCATCACCAGTTTTGGCAGCCCCGTGTGGACCAAACCTATTGACACAGCAACAAGCTCTGTCGCACGGAGTGACTGGGCTACTTCTGGCCATCCCAATCCGGGGATGTCGTCGTTTTTCATATGGGATACATATGTTTTCGAACATCCATATATCGATTCCAGCCCGGTGCAAGCAGCAGGCTGTCCTGTTATCGTCGGCGCATGGTTTGGAGGCACAGATAGTTACCTTAGTGGATCGTGTGGGTATATTGCAGCGTTCAATACCACCACAGGCGATCTACAATGGGACTATCCGGCAGGCGCATACAGTAATGCCATTCTCAGACTGTCTGGAGGTATCGCATCGACACCCGCGGTGGCGACAGTGGGCGATCAGAAGTATGTATACTTCGGCTGCATGGACGGCAATGTCTATTGCTTAAATGCAATTACCGGAGCATATGTATGGAGTCATCAAACCACAAGGCGCGATGGTACAACAGCAGCCAGGATTATTCAATCGCCTGTAGTTTGCAATGGCGTAGTCTACATAGGCAACGAGAGCGCAAAAGTATATGCGCTTAATGCCAGTAATGGAAACGAGGTTTGGACTTCACCATTCGAGATACCGACTTCTGAACTCATTTACTACGACACAGACGACATTTATGACATAACCGGGGTCAGCAGCATAGCTGTTGCCAATATAGGAGGTGCAGATCGATTATACTTCGGCAGTGATGCTGGTTATCTCTACTGCGTTGATGCATCTACAAAGACTCAGGTCTGGTCATACAGGCCGGACAGGTATGGCTGCATAGAATCTTCTCCGACCATCTATGCGGGCAATGTATATTTTGGAATTACATTCTACACAGGGAAAAACTTATATGCCGCAAATGCTTCTACCGGGGAACCGGTATGGTCTGTAGGCCTTGACGGTGGTTATGGTGAAGAAGTGAGAGCGACATGTGCAGCAATGGACAACGGCATATTTGTAGGTGAAGATACGGGCAACTATTTTTACCGTGTCAACGCCCAGACAGGCGCGAAAGAGCCGATGAATTTGAATAACCCGCTTGATGCGTATTATGGCAATTACTTTGTAGGTTCAGCAGCTTTCACATCGGCGGGTTACGGTATTGTCGGGAATGACAACGGCAAACTGTATGCAATAGATAAAGATGATATGAATAAGTTGGCGGAATGCAATACAGCTCAAAACAATACGTCCACGAACAGTTTTGTGTGCTCATCACCAGCTATTTCTTATGCTGCAGAATCCGGCTATAAGTGGATATATGTTGTCTCCAGGGCTGGGAATGGCAGAGGTACATTATATGCATTCAAGCAAGCAAAAAATTGA
- a CDS encoding N-acetylmuramoyl-L-alanine amidase produces the protein MKPRKVCIDAGHGGQDNGTSGNGIAEDAWVLEFAGRLGHHLREHGVETVFTRTGDKKVALETRAAIAVNAGCDLFVAIHCNASSDNKADGAECFYVPVGDFKNSSIGVGREMLAACMQEGLESRGVKIDSKSQHSKLAVLRGTCRHMPAVLLEVGFVSNKHDSDLQKSKVWREQLAQALAQAIVM, from the coding sequence ATGAAACCGCGAAAGGTCTGCATTGATGCCGGACATGGCGGGCAGGACAACGGCACGAGTGGCAACGGCATTGCAGAGGATGCCTGGGTGCTTGAGTTCGCCGGTAGACTGGGGCACCATCTGCGTGAGCATGGTGTTGAGACTGTGTTCACGCGCACGGGTGATAAGAAAGTCGCTTTGGAGACTCGCGCCGCTATCGCTGTAAATGCGGGTTGTGACCTGTTTGTAGCGATTCACTGCAACGCCTCGAGTGATAACAAGGCTGATGGGGCAGAATGCTTCTATGTGCCTGTGGGAGACTTCAAAAACAGCTCCATCGGCGTCGGGCGTGAGATGCTTGCTGCCTGCATGCAGGAGGGGCTTGAAAGTCGCGGCGTAAAGATAGACAGCAAGTCTCAGCATTCTAAGCTGGCTGTGCTGCGTGGAACTTGCAGGCATATGCCTGCGGTTTTACTGGAAGTCGGGTTTGTGTCTAACAAACACGACTCCGATCTGCAGAAGAGTAAGGTCTGGCGCGAACAGCTTGCGCAGGCTCTTGCGCAGGCAATTGTGATGTAG
- a CDS encoding PEP-CTERM sorting domain-containing protein (PEP-CTERM proteins occur, often in large numbers, in the proteomes of bacteria that also encode an exosortase, a predicted intramembrane cysteine proteinase. The presence of a PEP-CTERM domain at a protein's C-terminus predicts cleavage within the sorting domain, followed by covalent anchoring to some some component of the (usually Gram-negative) cell surface. Many PEP-CTERM proteins exhibit an unusual sequence composition that includes large numbers of potential glycosylation sites. Expression of one such protein has been shown restore the ability of a bacterium to form floc, a type of biofilm.) has translation MKIKHYRWLSALFLLFVFAAAVHADTPLVSGKVVIEGDVTRYIYTVTNTLTTSKYICGFGDMILPDGTLSVGHSEPTGWGFWYDKAENTAWAEFFWDTYTYTRDLSIKPGESAVFEIYTSVPVVTQWITSWTVAIEPVEGRTYTYGDGTPLPVPAPVPEPSSILALLTGLTSLGGFALKRRTR, from the coding sequence ATGAAAATCAAACATTATAGATGGCTATCTGCATTGTTTTTGCTATTTGTTTTTGCTGCTGCTGTTCATGCTGACACACCTCTTGTTAGTGGTAAGGTAGTGATAGAAGGTGACGTTACACGATATATCTACACTGTGACGAACACCTTGACAACAAGCAAATATATCTGTGGGTTTGGGGACATGATTCTACCAGATGGAACTCTGTCAGTAGGCCATAGCGAACCAACCGGTTGGGGTTTTTGGTATGATAAGGCAGAAAATACAGCTTGGGCTGAATTTTTCTGGGATACGTACACATATACAAGAGACTTATCAATAAAACCAGGCGAATCGGCAGTATTTGAAATATATACATCCGTGCCAGTAGTCACACAATGGATAACAAGCTGGACAGTTGCCATTGAGCCTGTAGAAGGTCGCACCTATACATATGGTGATGGCACACCCTTGCCAGTACCTGCACCTGTTCCCGAACCATCTTCTATCCTCGCACTACTTACTGGCTTAACCAGCCTTGGCGGATTCGCATTGAAACGAAGAACGCGTTAG